In Vanessa atalanta chromosome W, ilVanAtal1.2, whole genome shotgun sequence, a genomic segment contains:
- the LOC125075466 gene encoding uncharacterized protein LOC125075466, giving the protein MESIQHSIQDLTEHFNTRMAEFQKSLQGSIPATSPNSNIAAQFNTFRVFVLSALEGLQMQVELLSKQYNQLEMRSRRKMLLLHGISEDKKENLPMVVSNVVSGHLKVPEFTIDKLSRCQRLGHSSRDKPRPILVKFRDVMLRNKIWYSKTYLKNTGVTLSEFLTKERHDLFMAARQKFGVSKCWTKDGVFIVTGSDGKRHRIVTTAELNAINRTPNNIPLATNSAAAAAAGTSSTDLNPKSANLLWPYEAREPLKSKFWFC; this is encoded by the coding sequence ATGGAGTCCATCCAACACTCAATTCAGGACCTGACCGAACACTTCAATACAAGGATGGCTGAATTTCAAAAATCTCTTCAGGGTTCTATCCCGGCTACGAGTCCAAACTCCAACATTGCGGCCCAATTTAACACCTTCAGAGTCTTTGTTCTATCTGCATTGGAAGGTCTTCAGATGCAAGTGGAACTCCTATCGAAGCAATACAACCAGCTAGAGATGCGAAGCAGAAGGAAGATGCTTCTCTTGCATGGAATTTCCGAGGATAAAAAAGAGAATTTGCCAATGGTAGTGTCAAATGTTGTGTCAGGCCATCTTAAAGTACCAGAATTCACGATAGACAAGCTTAGTCGGTGTCAGCGTTTAGGTCACTCTTCCAGAGATAAGCCTCGACCTATTCTTGTTAAATTCCGTGACGTAATGCTTCGTAATAAAATCTGGTACTCGAAAACGTATCTTAAAAATACTGGCGTGACTCTGTCGGAGTTCCTTACTAAGGAGAGGCATGACCTGTTTATGGCAGCAAGACAGAAGTTCGGAGTTTCAAAATGCTGGACGAAGGATGgtgtttttattgttaccgGGTCAGACGGTAAACGACACCGGATTGTCACAACAGCAGAGCTCAACGCAATCAATCGCACACCGAATAACATTCCCTTGGCAACTAActctgctgctgctgctgctgctggtACCAGTTCTACCGACTTGAATCCAAAATCCGCCAATCTACTCTGGCCATACGAAGCAAGAGAACCattaaaaagtaagttttgGTTTTGCTAG